In a genomic window of Bacteroidota bacterium:
- the xseB gene encoding exodeoxyribonuclease VII small subunit, translating into MSDKPSYTEAFAELQTIVTEIEDGEISVDELSQKVKRAALLIKICKAKLSTTEEDVNKILKELEEGE; encoded by the coding sequence ATGAGCGATAAACCAAGCTACACAGAGGCATTTGCTGAATTGCAAACTATTGTAACCGAAATTGAAGATGGCGAAATAAGTGTGGATGAACTTTCACAAAAAGTAAAACGCGCTGCCTTGCTTATTAAAATTTGCAAAGCCAAACTTAGTACAACCGAAGAAGACGTGAATAAAATTTTAAAAGAGTTAGAGGAAGGGGAGTAG
- the xseA gene encoding exodeoxyribonuclease VII large subunit → MSDTEKAPRIYSLLEVTKSIKRTLEDRYSTAFWVKAEMNKLNYYSHSGHCYPELVEKQDGKIIAQLKSTLWKSEYQKINNNFLAVLKEPLKDGIKVLFLAKITFDPSFGLSLRILDMDVSYTLGDLEKEKQETIQRLIEQGIYTKNKSIKLSLLPQRIAIISVETSKGYADFLDVLDKNAWNYSFFHMLFPSLLQGDKAVDGIISQLKNIHKIKQHFDLVAIIRGGGGDVGLSCYNSFLLAKAIAEFPLPVITGIGHSTNETVAELVSHTNEITPTKLAEFLLQKFHDFSVPVENAVNTITDFATQLMQHEKSNFKNQLKQFTSLTENTIKSNKQLLKAEVKGITLHANFVFKYRRDSINALNDRLKREGPALSVVAKQGLLQLATVMHKTAKVQVLQHEQSLKRESKSISAISKNQLQLNNTALNSIEKNIAILNPMNVLKRGYSITLLNGKSVKSMRTLKQGDEIKTLVMEGEITSTVTNINN, encoded by the coding sequence ATGTCGGATACAGAGAAAGCACCGCGAATTTATTCCTTGCTTGAAGTAACAAAGAGCATTAAGCGTACCTTGGAAGATAGGTATAGCACAGCTTTTTGGGTAAAGGCCGAAATGAATAAGCTAAATTATTACTCGCATTCCGGGCATTGTTATCCCGAATTGGTCGAAAAGCAGGATGGGAAAATAATTGCCCAATTAAAATCGACACTTTGGAAAAGCGAGTATCAAAAAATCAACAACAACTTTTTAGCTGTATTAAAAGAGCCCTTGAAAGATGGGATTAAAGTGCTTTTTCTGGCTAAAATAACTTTTGATCCTTCTTTCGGTTTGTCGCTCCGCATTTTAGATATGGACGTAAGCTACACCTTGGGCGATTTAGAAAAGGAGAAACAAGAAACCATTCAACGCCTTATTGAACAAGGAATTTATACAAAGAATAAAAGTATAAAATTGTCCTTATTGCCGCAACGCATTGCTATTATTTCGGTTGAAACCAGTAAAGGTTATGCCGATTTTTTGGATGTACTCGATAAAAATGCCTGGAATTATAGCTTCTTCCACATGCTTTTCCCATCGCTGTTACAAGGCGATAAGGCGGTGGATGGAATTATTTCACAACTAAAAAATATTCATAAAATAAAACAACATTTCGATTTGGTTGCCATTATTCGCGGAGGAGGTGGTGATGTAGGTTTATCCTGTTACAACAGTTTTTTGTTGGCTAAAGCCATTGCCGAATTTCCTTTACCGGTAATTACAGGAATTGGGCATTCGACCAACGAGACTGTTGCTGAATTGGTTTCTCATACCAATGAAATAACCCCAACAAAATTGGCCGAATTTTTACTTCAAAAATTTCATGATTTTTCGGTACCCGTTGAAAATGCTGTGAATACAATTACTGATTTTGCTACGCAATTAATGCAACATGAAAAAAGTAATTTTAAAAACCAATTAAAGCAATTTACTTCCCTTACCGAAAACACAATAAAAAGCAACAAGCAACTTTTAAAAGCTGAAGTGAAGGGAATTACCCTACATGCTAATTTTGTGTTTAAATACCGCCGCGATTCTATTAATGCATTAAACGATAGGCTAAAAAGAGAAGGACCTGCACTTAGTGTTGTTGCAAAGCAAGGACTCTTGCAACTAGCAACAGTGATGCATAAAACAGCTAAGGTGCAAGTTTTACAACATGAACAATCGTTGAAAAGAGAGTCGAAAAGTATAAGTGCTATTTCCAAAAATCAGCTTCAGTTAAATAACACAGCGCTAAATTCAATCGAGAAAAATATAGCTATTCTTAATCCAATGAATGTATTAAAAAGAGGCTATAGCATTACATTGTTGAATGGAAAATCAGTAAAAAGTATGCGCACTTTGAAGCAAGGCGACGAAATAAAAACTTTGGTAATGGAGGGAGAAATAACCAGTACTGTAACTAACATAAATAACTAA
- a CDS encoding helix-turn-helix transcriptional regulator: MQNLGETLRKLREDAELPLRTVAAYLHIDQAILSKIERGLRNATRSQVIKLAGYYKVNENELLLAWLSDKLAYEVADEQIGIKALQLAEEKVKYQKRIKK, from the coding sequence ATGCAAAATTTAGGTGAAACACTGCGAAAGTTACGCGAAGATGCTGAACTGCCTTTGCGTACAGTGGCTGCTTACCTCCATATTGACCAAGCAATTTTAAGCAAAATTGAACGTGGCTTGCGCAATGCTACACGCAGTCAAGTAATTAAACTTGCAGGATATTATAAAGTAAATGAAAACGAATTGTTGCTGGCTTGGCTTTCCGATAAATTGGCCTATGAAGTTGCCGATGAACAAATTGGTATAAAAGCCTTGCAATTGGCCGAAGAAAAAGTGAAGTATCAAAAACGAATAAAAAAATAA